Below is a genomic region from Mycolicibacter hiberniae.
TCGTGGAAGATCTTCGTCAAGGACGGCATCATCACCTGGGAGAACCAGGCCACCGACTATCCCTCGGTGGGCCCGGACCGCCCCGAATACGAGCCCCGCGGCTGCCCGCGCGGCGCCTCGTTCTCCTGGTACTCCTACTCGCCGACCCGGGTTCGCTACCCCTACGCCCGCGGCGTGCTGGTGGAGATGTTCCGCGAGGCCAAGGCGCGCCTGGGCGACCCGGTGGCGGCCTGGGCGGACATCCAGGCCGATCCCGAGCGCCGGCGCACCTACCAGCAGGCGCGCGGCATGGGCGGGCTGGTCCGGGTGAGCTGGGCCGAGGCCACCGAGATGGTCGCCGCGGCCCACGTGCACACCATCAAAACCCGTGGGCCGGACCGGATCGCGGGGTTCTCGCCCATTCCGGCGATGTCGATGGTGTCCTATGCCGCCGGGTCGCGCTTCATCCAGCTGCTCGGCGGGGTGATGACGTCGTTCTACGACTGGTACGCCGACCTGCCGGTCGCCTCGCCGCAGGTCTTCGGCGACCAGACCGACGTCCCGGAGTCCGGCGACTGGTGGGACGCGGCGTACCTGATGATGTGGGGCTCCAACGTCCCGATCACCCGCACCCCCGACGCGCACTGGATGGCCGAGGTGCGTTACCGGGGCACCAAGGTGGTCACCGTCAGCCCGGACTACGCCGACAACACCAAGTTCGCCGACGAGTGGATGCCGTGTGCGGCCGGCACCGACGGTGCACTGGCCATGGCGATGGGCCACGTGATCCTCACCGAGTGCTACGCCGAACGCGAAGTCCCGTTCTTCGCCGACTTCGTGCGCCGCTACACCGACCTGCCCTTCCTGATCAAGCTGGAGTCCCGCGACGGCCGCCTGGTTCCGGGCAAGAACCTGACCGCCGCCGACCTGGGCGGAGAGCTTGCGGCAACCGAGAACTCGGCGTTCAAGCCGGCCCTGCTCGACGAGGTCACCGACACCGTGGTGGTACCGCACGGCTCGCTGGGCTTCCGCTGGGGCGACGACGGCATCGGCAAGTGGAACCTCGACCTGGGCGAGCTGCGGCCGGCGTTGAGCCTCAAAAGCCCCACAGCGCGCAACGGTGATCAACCCACCGCGCTGGTCTGGCTGCCCAGCTTCGACACCGTGACCGGCCACGGCACCGCCGTCGAACGCGGGATCCCGGTGCGCCAGGTCGGTGAGCACTTGGTCTGCACGGTGTTCGACCTGATGCTGGCCAACTACTCGGTGCGCCGGCCCGGGCTGCCCGGCCAGTGGCCCACCGGATACGACGACGCCACACAGGTCAACACCCCGGCCTGGCAAGAGCCGATCACCGGTGTGGCGGCCGCCCAGGCGATCCGAGTCGCACGCGAATTCGCCCGCAACGCCGAAGAATCCGGCGGCCGCTCGATGATCATCATGGGCAGCGGCATCTGCCAGTGGTTCCACGGCGATGCCACCTACCGGGCGGTCCTGGCGTTGCTGATGCTCACCGGCGCGATGGGGCGCAACGGCGGCGGCTGGGCGCACTATGTCGGCCAGGAAAAGGTGCGCCCGCTGACCGGATGGCAGACCATGGCCACCGGCAATGACTGGTCGCGGCCGCCGCGCCAGGTGCCCGGCACCTCCTACTGGTACGCACACACCGATCAATGGCGCTACGACGCCTACGGGGCGGAAAAACTCGCAACGCCGCTGGGGCGCGGCCGATTCGACGGTCGGCACACCATGGACATCCTGGCCTCGGCCACGGCCATGGGCTGGAGCCCGTTCTATCCGCAGTTCGACCGCTCTGCGCTGGATGTGGCCGACGAGGCCGCTGCCGCCGGTCGCGACGCCGGTGACTACGTCGCCGAGAGACTCGCCTCCGGCGAACTCAGACTCGCGGTCACCGACCCCGACGACCCGGCGAACTGGCCGCGGGTGCTGACGGTGTGGCGGGCCAACCTGATCGGGGCGTCCGGCAAGGGCGGAGAGTACTTCCTCAAGCATCTGCTGGGCACTGACGCCAGCGTGATCGGAGCGCCGCCCGCCGGCGGGGTCAAACCGGCGGATGTGCGCTGGGACCGCGACATTCCCGAGGGCAAACTCGACCTGCTGATGTCGATCGACTTCCGGATGACCTCCACCACGTTGCTCTCCGACATCGTGCTGCCGGCGGCCACCTGGTACGAGAAGGCCGACCTGTCGTCGACGGACATGCATCCCTACGTGCACTCGTTCAGCGCCGCGATCGACCCGCCCTGGGAGACCCGCAGCGACTACGACGCCTTCGGGGCGATCGCCCGGACATTCAGCGCGCTCGCGGCCAAGCACCTGGGCGTCCGCAATGACGTGGTGCTCACCGCCATGGCGCACGACACCGCCGACGCGATGGCCTGCCCCGACGGTGCCGAGCGCGACTGGCTGCGCAGCGGCCAGACGCCGATTCCGGGCAAGACCATGCCGAACGTGACGGTGGTGCAGCGCGACTACACCGCGATCTTCGACAAGTGGCAGTCGTTGGGGCCGCTGGTGGACACCCTCGGAATGACCACCAAGGGTTACACGGTCTTCCCGCACGAAGAGGTCGAGGACCTGGCCGCCCGCTTCGGGGTGCTGACATCCGGGGCGGGGCAGGGGCGCCCGGCGCTGACCACCGCGACGCGGATGTGCGACACCGTGTTGGCGTTGTCGGGCACCACCAACGGCCGGCTGGCGACCGAGGGTTTCCGGGAGCTGGAGAAGCGCACCGGCCGGCGGCTGGCGCACCTGTCGGAGGGCAGTGCGGAGAAGCGGATCACCTACGCCGACACCCAGGCGCGCCCGGTGCCGGTGATCACCAGCCCGGAGTGGTCCGGCAGCGAGACCGGCGGGCGGCGTTACGCGCCCTTCACCATCAACATCGAGTGCCTCAAGCCGTTTCACACCCTGACCGGCCGGATGCACTTCTACACCGCCCACGACTGGATCGAGGAGCTCGGCGAACACCTGCCGGTATACCGCCCGCCGCTGGACATGGTGCGGCTGTTCGACGCCCCCGAGCTGGGTGCGGCCGCAGACGGCATCGGCATCACCGTGCGCTACCTGACGCCGCATTCGAAGTGGTCCTTCCACTCCACCTACCAGGACAACCTGTACATGCTGACGCTGTCGCGCGGTGGCCCGACCATGTGGATGAGCCCCGGCGATGCCGCGAAAATCGGTGTCAGGGACAACGACTGGATCGAAGCGGTCAACGTCAACGGGGTGTTCGTCGGACGTGCGATCGTCAGCTCGCGGATGCCCGACGGGGTGGTGTTCGTCTATCACGTGCAGGAGCGCACGGTCGACACCCCGCGGGCCGAGACCAACAACAAGCGGGGCGGCACCCATAACTCGCTGACCAGAATCCGGGTCAAGCCCAGCCATCTCGCCGGGGGCTACGGGCAGCACGCGTTCGGGTTCAACTATCTGGGCCCGACCGGAAACCAGCGCGACGAGGTGACCGTGGTGCGGCGGCGCAGTCAGGACGTGAGGTACTGACCATGAAGGTGATGGCGCAGTTGGCCATGGTGATGAACCTGGACAAATGTATTGGTTGCCATACCTGTTCGGTGACCTGCAAACAGGCCTGGACCAACCGCGAGGGCACCGAATACGTCTGGTTCAACAACGTCGAAACCCGCCCCGGCGGGGGCTATCCACGCACCTACGAAGACCAGAGTCGCTGGAAGGGCGGCTGGACCAAGGACCGCAAGGGCCGGCTGCGGTTGCTGGCCGGCGGCCGCGTGCACAAGCTGCTGAACATCTTCGCCAACCCCAACCTGCCGCAGCTGACCGACTACTACGAGCCGTGGACCTACGACTACGAGAACCTCACCGCGGCGCCGCTGGCCGACACCATGCCGGTCGCCGAGCCCAAGAGCTCGATCACCGGCGAGCCGCTGAAGATCCAATGGGGCCCCAACTGGGACGACAATCTGGCCGGCGCGCCCGAAAACCTGGTCAACGACCCGGTCCTGGCGAAGGTCAGCGACCGGATCACCAGCGAGCTCAAAGAGACCTTCATGTTCTACCTGCCGCGGATCTGCGAGCACTGCCTGAACCCGTCGTGCGTGGCGTCGTGCCCGACCGGGGCGATCTACAAGCGCGAAGAAGACGGCATTGTGCTCGTCGACCAGGACCGCTGCCGCGGCTGGCGGCTGTGCGTGTCGGGATGCCCCTACAAGAAGGTGTACTTCAACCACAAGACCGGCAAGGCCGAGAAGTGCCACTTCTGTTACCCGCGCATCGAAGTCGGGCTGCCGACCGTCTGCTCGGAAACCTGTGTCGGCCGGCTGCGCTACATCGGCCTGGTGCTCTACGACGCCGACAAGGTGCTCGAGGCGGCGTCGGTCGACAACGACGCGGATCTGTATCAAGCGCAGTGCGACGTGTTCCTCGACCCGACCGACCCGGCGGTGATCGCCGGAGCGCGGGCCGAGGGGATCTCCGACACCTGGATCGAGGCCGCCGCCCGTTCGCCGATCTACGCGCTGATCAACACCTTTCGAGTGGCGTTGCCGCTGCATCCGGAGTACCGCACCATGCCCATGGTCTGGTACATCCCGCCGCTGTCGCCGGTGGTCGACGCGGTCAGCCGGGACGGCCACGACGGCGAGGATCTGGGCAACCTGTTCGGAGCGCTCGAGGCGTTGCGCATCCCGATGGCCTACCTGGCCGAACTGTTCAGCGCCGGCGACACCGCGGTGGTCGAGAGCGTGCTGCGCCGGCTCGCCGCGATGCGCTCCTATATGCGCGACATCAGCCTGGGGCGGGACACCCGGCCGCACATCCCCGCCGCGGTCGGCATGACAGAAGAGCAGATGTACGACATGTATCGCTTGTTGGCGATCGCGAAATACGAAGAGCGCTATGTGATTCCCACTGCCTACAGTCAGCAGGCGCACGACCTGGAACACCTGGGATGCTCGATCACCGGCGGTCCCGACGTGCCGGATCCGTTCGTCGGCGCCGGTGTCGGAGAGGCCGCGAAATCCTCGTTCCACCTGGTCGAAAACGGGCACGCGCAACGTCCCCAGGGCCGGACCAACCTGCTCAACTGGGGCGGCGGCCAGCGGGCCGTGCCGGAGATGTTCCCGGAGCGGCACTGATGCGATTCCGACTCCCACCTCGGCGCCCGGCGGGCGGACCCGCCGACCGGGCGGTGTGGCAGGCAGCGTCGCTGCTGCTGTCCTACCCCGACGAGCACCTGCCGCAGCGGCTCGACACCGTCGAGGCGCTGCTGGTCCACGCCGGGCCGCCGGCGGCGTTGTTGCGGCGCACGGCCAGTGCGCTGCGCGCGGCGGACCCGATGGCCGCCGCCGCCGAATACGTCGAGACCTTCGACATGCGCCGGCGCGCCACGATGTTGCTGACCTACTGGACCGGCGGCGACACCCGCAACCGCGGGATGCAGATGCTGGCGTTCGCCCACGCCTACCGCGAAGCCGGCGTGCAGCCGCCGGCCGGGGAGGCGCCCGACTACCTGCCGGTGGTTCTGGAGTTCGCCGCGACGGTGGATCCCGTGGCCGGAGGCCGGCTGCTGCTGGGCCACCGTGCGCCCATCGACGTCGTGCACCGGGCGTTGACCCAGACGGGATCGCGGTACGCCTTCACCGTGGGCGCGGTCTGCCAGACGCTCCGGGAGGCAACCGATCAGGAGGTGCAGCAGGTGCGTCAGCTGATGGAGTCGGGGCCGCCGGCCGAAGCCGTGGGACTGCAGCCGTTCACGGCGGCCGTCTCGCTC
It encodes:
- a CDS encoding nitrate reductase subunit alpha: MTRAARPPTTHIGGPFEQLLGRSSRFFTPGQVSPDGRTVTRRGGRAADTFYRDRWSHDKVVRSTHGVNCTGSCSWKIFVKDGIITWENQATDYPSVGPDRPEYEPRGCPRGASFSWYSYSPTRVRYPYARGVLVEMFREAKARLGDPVAAWADIQADPERRRTYQQARGMGGLVRVSWAEATEMVAAAHVHTIKTRGPDRIAGFSPIPAMSMVSYAAGSRFIQLLGGVMTSFYDWYADLPVASPQVFGDQTDVPESGDWWDAAYLMMWGSNVPITRTPDAHWMAEVRYRGTKVVTVSPDYADNTKFADEWMPCAAGTDGALAMAMGHVILTECYAEREVPFFADFVRRYTDLPFLIKLESRDGRLVPGKNLTAADLGGELAATENSAFKPALLDEVTDTVVVPHGSLGFRWGDDGIGKWNLDLGELRPALSLKSPTARNGDQPTALVWLPSFDTVTGHGTAVERGIPVRQVGEHLVCTVFDLMLANYSVRRPGLPGQWPTGYDDATQVNTPAWQEPITGVAAAQAIRVAREFARNAEESGGRSMIIMGSGICQWFHGDATYRAVLALLMLTGAMGRNGGGWAHYVGQEKVRPLTGWQTMATGNDWSRPPRQVPGTSYWYAHTDQWRYDAYGAEKLATPLGRGRFDGRHTMDILASATAMGWSPFYPQFDRSALDVADEAAAAGRDAGDYVAERLASGELRLAVTDPDDPANWPRVLTVWRANLIGASGKGGEYFLKHLLGTDASVIGAPPAGGVKPADVRWDRDIPEGKLDLLMSIDFRMTSTTLLSDIVLPAATWYEKADLSSTDMHPYVHSFSAAIDPPWETRSDYDAFGAIARTFSALAAKHLGVRNDVVLTAMAHDTADAMACPDGAERDWLRSGQTPIPGKTMPNVTVVQRDYTAIFDKWQSLGPLVDTLGMTTKGYTVFPHEEVEDLAARFGVLTSGAGQGRPALTTATRMCDTVLALSGTTNGRLATEGFRELEKRTGRRLAHLSEGSAEKRITYADTQARPVPVITSPEWSGSETGGRRYAPFTINIECLKPFHTLTGRMHFYTAHDWIEELGEHLPVYRPPLDMVRLFDAPELGAAADGIGITVRYLTPHSKWSFHSTYQDNLYMLTLSRGGPTMWMSPGDAAKIGVRDNDWIEAVNVNGVFVGRAIVSSRMPDGVVFVYHVQERTVDTPRAETNNKRGGTHNSLTRIRVKPSHLAGGYGQHAFGFNYLGPTGNQRDEVTVVRRRSQDVRY
- the narH gene encoding nitrate reductase subunit beta, whose translation is MKVMAQLAMVMNLDKCIGCHTCSVTCKQAWTNREGTEYVWFNNVETRPGGGYPRTYEDQSRWKGGWTKDRKGRLRLLAGGRVHKLLNIFANPNLPQLTDYYEPWTYDYENLTAAPLADTMPVAEPKSSITGEPLKIQWGPNWDDNLAGAPENLVNDPVLAKVSDRITSELKETFMFYLPRICEHCLNPSCVASCPTGAIYKREEDGIVLVDQDRCRGWRLCVSGCPYKKVYFNHKTGKAEKCHFCYPRIEVGLPTVCSETCVGRLRYIGLVLYDADKVLEAASVDNDADLYQAQCDVFLDPTDPAVIAGARAEGISDTWIEAAARSPIYALINTFRVALPLHPEYRTMPMVWYIPPLSPVVDAVSRDGHDGEDLGNLFGALEALRIPMAYLAELFSAGDTAVVESVLRRLAAMRSYMRDISLGRDTRPHIPAAVGMTEEQMYDMYRLLAIAKYEERYVIPTAYSQQAHDLEHLGCSITGGPDVPDPFVGAGVGEAAKSSFHLVENGHAQRPQGRTNLLNWGGGQRAVPEMFPERH
- the narJ gene encoding nitrate reductase molybdenum cofactor assembly chaperone — encoded protein: MRFRLPPRRPAGGPADRAVWQAASLLLSYPDEHLPQRLDTVEALLVHAGPPAALLRRTASALRAADPMAAAAEYVETFDMRRRATMLLTYWTGGDTRNRGMQMLAFAHAYREAGVQPPAGEAPDYLPVVLEFAATVDPVAGGRLLLGHRAPIDVVHRALTQTGSRYAFTVGAVCQTLREATDQEVQQVRQLMESGPPAEAVGLQPFTAAVSLGMPTVPAR